From a region of the Eretmochelys imbricata isolate rEreImb1 chromosome 6, rEreImb1.hap1, whole genome shotgun sequence genome:
- the CCDC86 gene encoding coiled-coil domain-containing protein 86: MTSLAAASLGGTRREAAAGHVRMEPDQGARRLRRSRRLQAQGLEPAPDSPREEPPAPSLGPEDGQAGAPGEPGRGETLGAAPALQRRNPGKEAPAVPKGKPKSGRVWKDPGKKRFSHMIQDKPLRTSWERKMKERQEKKIVKDFARHLQEEKQREREEKKQRREENLKRRLENERKAEIVQVIRNPLKLKRAKKKQLRRIEKRDTLALLQKRQAQRKEAKE, encoded by the exons ATGACGTCGCTGGCCGCTGCCTCGCTGGGAGGGACGCGGCGGGAGGCTGCCGCCGGGCACGTGCGGATGGAGCCGGACCAGGGCGCCAGGCGGCTGCGGAGGAGCCGGAGGCTGCAGGCGCAGGGGCTAGAGCCGGCGCCCGACAGTCCCCGGGAGGAGCCCCCGGCTCCCTCGCTCGGCCCCGAGGACGGGCAAGCGGGTGCCCCCGGGGAGCCCGGCCGCGGCGAGACCCTGGGGGCGGCCCCGGCCTTGCAGCGGCGGAATCCGGGCAAGGAGGCGCCGGCGGTTCCCAAGGGGAAGCCCAAATCCGGGCGGGTGTGGAAGGATCCCGGCAAGAAGCG GTTTTCCCATATGATTCAGGACAAGCCCCTCCGCACCTCCTGGGAGCGAAAGATGAAAGAGCGCCAGGAGAAGAAAATAGTCAAGGATTTTGCCCGGCATCTTCAGGAAGAAAAACAGAGGGAGCGTGAG GAGAAAAAGCAGCGCCGGGAAGAGAACTTGAAACGACGCCTGGAGAACGAGCGGAAGGCGGAGATCGTACAAGTG ATCCGGAATCCGCTCAAGCTGAAGCGTGCCAAGAAGAAGCAACTGCGCCGGATCGAGAAGCGGGATACGCTGGCACTATTGCAGAAACGCCAGGCGCAGCGCAAAGAGGCCAAGGAGTGA